A section of the Gemmatimonadales bacterium genome encodes:
- a CDS encoding metallophosphoesterase — MRVAHLADAHLGFRQFQRLDPEGVNQRESDVATAFRRAIDAVIARAPDAVVIAGDLFHAVRPTNRSIIEAFTQLSRLRSTLPDAPIVLIAGNHDTPRSIEAGSILKLMSSLGVEVVDDTARRIEVPRLGLSVLAVPHAALLGDRSGRDWRPEGHARHNILVLHPEIAGLFPENGASDYGGIRVEAEDLHAGEWSYVALGHYHVVHQVAPRAWYSGSLEYTSPNIWGEAQEERRRDVSKGFLIADLETGAVERVPLPPGRAVHDLTRLDGEGMTSPELDAAIQGRLAELAGGVSGAVVRLVVDNVPRAIAHALDHAALRAVRAEALHFHLDLRRPEPVRRSAGNAGPGTSRPLPLRVEDYLSRRPLDAELDRSRLVALGRSYMDAVERAVLEGGA; from the coding sequence ATGAGGGTCGCCCACCTTGCCGACGCGCACCTCGGCTTCCGCCAGTTCCAGCGGCTGGATCCCGAGGGTGTGAATCAGCGCGAGTCCGACGTCGCCACGGCGTTCCGGCGCGCCATCGACGCCGTGATCGCACGCGCGCCGGACGCCGTCGTTATCGCCGGCGACCTCTTCCACGCGGTGCGGCCGACCAATCGCTCGATCATCGAAGCCTTCACCCAGCTCTCGCGCCTGCGGTCCACGCTGCCTGACGCCCCGATCGTGCTCATCGCCGGGAACCACGACACGCCGCGCTCGATAGAGGCGGGGTCCATCCTCAAGCTCATGAGCAGCCTGGGGGTGGAGGTCGTGGATGACACGGCTCGCCGCATCGAGGTGCCGCGACTCGGCCTGTCGGTGCTCGCGGTCCCGCACGCCGCGCTGCTCGGCGACCGGTCCGGCCGCGACTGGCGCCCCGAAGGGCACGCGCGACACAACATCCTCGTTCTCCACCCCGAGATCGCGGGTCTCTTCCCGGAGAACGGCGCCAGCGACTACGGCGGCATCCGGGTCGAGGCCGAGGACCTGCACGCCGGGGAGTGGAGCTACGTCGCGCTCGGTCATTACCACGTGGTGCACCAGGTCGCGCCGCGGGCGTGGTACAGCGGATCGCTGGAGTACACCAGCCCGAACATCTGGGGCGAGGCGCAGGAAGAGCGGCGGCGCGACGTGTCCAAGGGTTTCCTCATCGCCGACCTCGAGACGGGCGCAGTCGAGCGCGTGCCTCTCCCGCCCGGGCGCGCGGTCCACGATCTCACGCGGCTGGACGGCGAAGGCATGACCTCGCCCGAGCTGGACGCGGCGATCCAGGGCCGGCTCGCCGAGTTGGCGGGTGGGGTGTCCGGCGCGGTGGTGCGCCTCGTGGTCGACAACGTTCCGCGAGCCATCGCGCACGCGCTCGACCACGCCGCGCTGCGGGCCGTGCGCGCTGAGGCGCTGCACTTCCATCTCGACCTTCGCCGTCCGGAGCCGGTGCGACGCAGCGCGGGCAACGCGGGGCCGGGCACCTCCCGCCCGCTTCCCCTGCGAGTGGAAGACTATCTCTCTCGCCGGCCTCTGGACGCCGAGCTGGACCGGAGCCGGCTGGTCGCGCTCGGTCGGTCCTATATGGACGCCGTCGAGCGCGCGGTACTAGAGGGCGGGGCGTAG
- a CDS encoding Lrp/AsnC ligand binding domain-containing protein: protein MITSIIQIRCSRDLIPETAEAVAEIPGISEVYSVSGDYDLIAILKVKEYDEIAQIVTEQLVRVPGIVRTNTISAFRVYSKADRESGFTGGRR, encoded by the coding sequence ATGATCACATCGATCATCCAGATCCGCTGCTCGCGCGACCTCATCCCCGAGACCGCCGAGGCTGTCGCCGAGATACCGGGCATCTCCGAGGTCTATTCGGTGTCCGGGGACTACGACCTGATCGCGATCCTGAAGGTCAAGGAATACGACGAGATCGCGCAGATCGTGACGGAGCAGCTGGTAAGGGTCCCGGGGATCGTCCGCACCAACACGATCAGCGCCTTCCGCGTCTACTCGAAGGCGGACCGCGAGTCCGGCTTCACCGGCGGCCGGAGATGA
- a CDS encoding MarR family transcriptional regulator, whose amino-acid sequence MSLRDQIKQKQPFRSLEEEVALNLLRTANALAQGFAPPLRETDLTGTQYNVLRILRGAGKDGLPCGEIAARMITKDPDITRLLDRLQRRGLVARERDSADRRVVVTRIATEGLALLAELDEPVMETHARLLGHLGPRKLRQLATLLEEARAKVPTD is encoded by the coding sequence ATGAGCCTGCGGGACCAGATCAAGCAGAAGCAGCCGTTCCGGAGCCTGGAGGAGGAAGTGGCGCTGAACCTGCTCCGGACGGCGAACGCCTTGGCCCAGGGCTTCGCCCCGCCGCTAAGGGAAACGGACCTTACGGGAACCCAGTACAACGTGCTCCGGATCCTGCGGGGAGCCGGCAAGGACGGCCTTCCCTGTGGCGAGATCGCGGCCCGCATGATCACCAAGGACCCGGACATCACGCGGCTGCTCGACCGGCTCCAGAGGCGCGGCCTGGTGGCCCGAGAACGCGACTCGGCCGACCGGCGCGTCGTGGTGACCCGCATTGCGACGGAAGGCCTCGCGCTGCTGGCCGAGCTGGACGAGCCTGTGATGGAGACCCACGCGCGGCTGCTGGGCCATCTCGGCCCGCGGAAGCTGCGGCAGCTCGCCACGCTACTGGAAGAAGCCCGCGCCAAGGTTCCGACCGACTGA
- a CDS encoding P1 family peptidase has product MRRSVLFTLLLVAPVLEAQNPRPRARDIGLVIGILPAGPLNAITDVAGVRVGQVTVAAGDSINTGVTAILPHGGNVFREKVPAAVSVGNGFGKLTGIAQVRELGELESPILLTCTLCVPRVADGVLTWLLDLPGNEDVRSINVVVGETNDGQLNAIRRRPVTESHVLQALRSAREGPVEEGSVGAGRGTVAFGWKGGIGTASRRLPASLGGWTVGVLVQTNFGGVLTIGGAPVGRRLGQYYLRDETRSATPGGGSASGVPGADGSIMIVIATDAPLESRQLERLAQRAFLGVARTGSPMTNGSGDFAIAFSTATSVRRGPLAPGRRTRASEVVANDEISPLFEAVVEATEEAIVNSLFRAETVRGVRGAVPALPIDSVVTILREHGVIP; this is encoded by the coding sequence GTGCGTCGCAGCGTCCTGTTCACCCTCCTGTTGGTCGCGCCAGTCCTAGAGGCACAGAATCCCCGTCCCCGCGCGCGGGACATCGGCCTCGTCATCGGCATCCTGCCCGCCGGCCCGCTCAATGCGATCACGGATGTCGCGGGAGTGCGCGTGGGCCAGGTGACCGTCGCCGCGGGCGATTCGATCAACACCGGCGTCACCGCGATCCTTCCCCACGGCGGCAACGTCTTCCGCGAGAAGGTCCCGGCTGCGGTCAGCGTCGGGAACGGCTTCGGCAAGCTCACGGGCATCGCGCAGGTGCGCGAGCTGGGTGAGCTCGAGTCGCCCATCCTGCTGACCTGCACGCTATGCGTCCCGCGCGTCGCGGACGGCGTGCTCACGTGGCTGCTCGACCTGCCCGGGAACGAGGACGTACGCTCGATCAACGTGGTCGTCGGCGAGACGAACGACGGCCAGCTCAACGCCATCCGGCGGCGGCCGGTGACCGAGTCGCACGTGCTCCAGGCGCTGAGGTCGGCGCGCGAGGGGCCGGTGGAAGAAGGAAGCGTCGGCGCGGGGCGCGGCACGGTCGCCTTCGGGTGGAAGGGCGGGATCGGCACGGCTTCGCGCCGGTTGCCCGCGAGCCTTGGCGGGTGGACGGTCGGCGTGCTGGTGCAGACGAACTTCGGGGGAGTGCTCACGATAGGCGGCGCCCCGGTGGGCCGGCGGCTCGGACAGTACTATCTGCGCGACGAGACGCGCTCGGCGACACCGGGAGGCGGCTCCGCATCCGGCGTGCCCGGCGCTGACGGCTCGATCATGATCGTCATCGCGACCGACGCGCCGCTCGAGTCGCGGCAGCTCGAGCGCCTTGCCCAGCGTGCCTTCCTCGGCGTGGCGCGCACCGGCTCGCCCATGACTAACGGGAGCGGAGATTTCGCCATCGCGTTCTCGACCGCGACATCGGTGCGGCGCGGCCCGCTCGCGCCGGGCCGGCGGACGCGCGCGAGCGAGGTCGTAGCGAACGACGAGATATCGCCGCTGTTCGAGGCGGTCGTAGAGGCGACGGAGGAAGCGATCGTGAACTCGCTATTCCGCGCCGAGACGGTTCGAGGTGTGAGAGGCGCGGTGCCCGCGCTTCCGATAGATTCCGTGGTCACCATCCTCCGCGAGCACGGGGTCATTCCATGA
- a CDS encoding SMC family ATPase, translated as MRLHRLHLVNFRQHRDTDIEFGPGLTGIIGPNGTGKSTLLEAIAWAIYGMEAARGTRDSIRWRRAKVRSEVKVELEFGLGAHEYRVVRTLYGADLFLDAAPQPIATTINEVSSRLTRVLGMSRDEFFNTYFTGQKELALMATMKPTERGQFLSRLLGYDKLRLAQERVRQRRSELRAELSAIEVGWPDPAALAAERERRAAAREEAARRLAEAGDALDSTRSASDQYLPVFRELTELRERYGALVTERRVAEERVRQVVEHIARLQAEHAAASAARAELEGLAPRVAEYERQRIALAEQDALAGDAARRDNLETQLAEIAKQRVELEQRLGESRGAAAEAREIVERLETDRFAQEDAERVYEERQAGWVRERQDAESKRQSLLDQYRDLEAQRERIIAAGETGVCPTCGQALGAEHLRSVMDLLDAQLAEVTMNGQYFRSRMDQLQAPPADLDALDDHRRQLAEAVERGAQSLAVATRSAEEAIGLDKQLRRLDERAARLREEISALRGGYDAGRREEIRRAVAELEPGVARAQRLTAEAERAVRLAALLHEAEGQRTVSVEQLAAAERELTAMAFTEEGYQAAAHEMQRLETAWRRAELDVAVARAEFSAASDALAAAERAEQEAVARAARVAAVQSDFRLHNELDRALGDLRVELNQEMRPELASLAADFLAALTDGRYDEIDLDEEYHVTVLEDGQPQPVISGGEEDLTNLVLRFAVSQMIADRSGQPLSLLVLDEIFGSLDEARRTQVVHLLRALEARFPQVVLITHIEGVRESLDRVLRVRYDEADGCAVVTEERTLPPNLGGADADVAA; from the coding sequence ATGCGCCTCCACCGGCTCCACCTGGTCAACTTCCGCCAGCACCGGGACACGGATATCGAGTTCGGCCCGGGGCTGACCGGGATCATCGGGCCGAACGGGACCGGGAAGAGCACGCTGCTCGAGGCGATCGCGTGGGCGATCTACGGCATGGAGGCGGCGCGCGGCACGCGGGACTCGATCCGCTGGCGCCGTGCCAAGGTGCGGTCCGAAGTCAAGGTGGAGCTGGAGTTCGGGCTTGGCGCCCACGAGTACCGGGTCGTTCGCACGCTGTACGGGGCGGACCTCTTCCTCGACGCCGCGCCGCAACCGATCGCCACCACGATCAACGAGGTCTCGAGTCGACTCACCCGGGTGCTCGGGATGTCACGCGACGAGTTCTTCAACACCTACTTCACCGGCCAGAAGGAGCTGGCCCTGATGGCCACGATGAAGCCGACCGAGCGCGGCCAGTTCCTGTCGCGGCTGCTCGGTTACGACAAGTTGCGCCTGGCGCAGGAGCGGGTGCGCCAGCGCCGGAGCGAGCTGAGGGCGGAGCTGTCCGCGATCGAGGTCGGCTGGCCCGATCCGGCCGCGCTGGCGGCGGAGCGCGAGCGCCGCGCGGCGGCGCGCGAGGAGGCGGCTCGCCGGCTGGCGGAGGCTGGCGACGCGCTCGACTCCACGCGTTCCGCGAGCGACCAGTACCTCCCGGTCTTCCGCGAGTTGACGGAGCTGCGCGAGCGGTACGGAGCGCTGGTCACGGAGCGGCGGGTGGCCGAGGAACGGGTGCGCCAGGTGGTCGAGCACATCGCGCGTCTCCAGGCCGAGCACGCGGCGGCCTCGGCCGCGCGGGCGGAGCTCGAAGGGCTCGCGCCGCGGGTGGCCGAGTACGAGCGGCAGCGGATCGCGCTCGCCGAGCAGGACGCGCTGGCGGGCGACGCAGCGCGGCGGGACAATCTGGAGACCCAGCTGGCTGAGATCGCGAAGCAGCGGGTGGAGCTGGAGCAGCGTCTCGGCGAGTCTCGCGGCGCGGCGGCGGAGGCTAGGGAGATCGTCGAGCGGCTCGAGACGGACCGCTTCGCCCAGGAGGATGCCGAGCGGGTCTACGAGGAGCGGCAGGCGGGATGGGTGCGGGAGCGGCAGGATGCGGAGTCGAAGCGACAGTCACTGCTCGACCAGTACCGTGACCTTGAGGCGCAGCGCGAGCGCATCATCGCCGCGGGTGAGACCGGAGTGTGCCCGACGTGCGGTCAGGCGCTCGGCGCGGAACACCTCCGCTCGGTCATGGATCTCCTCGACGCTCAGCTCGCGGAAGTCACGATGAACGGCCAGTACTTCCGGTCGCGCATGGATCAACTCCAGGCGCCTCCCGCCGACCTCGATGCGCTCGACGATCATCGCCGGCAGCTGGCCGAGGCCGTGGAGCGTGGCGCGCAGTCGCTCGCCGTTGCGACCCGCTCCGCCGAGGAGGCGATCGGGTTGGACAAGCAGCTCCGGCGGCTCGACGAACGGGCGGCGCGCCTCCGGGAGGAGATCTCGGCGCTGCGCGGCGGGTACGACGCCGGGCGGCGGGAGGAGATCCGGCGCGCGGTGGCCGAACTGGAACCCGGCGTGGCGCGGGCGCAGCGGCTGACGGCGGAAGCCGAGCGCGCGGTACGGCTTGCCGCCCTTCTCCACGAAGCCGAGGGGCAGCGTACCGTCTCGGTCGAGCAGCTGGCGGCCGCGGAGCGGGAGCTGACCGCGATGGCCTTCACGGAAGAGGGGTACCAGGCGGCGGCACACGAGATGCAGCGGCTCGAGACGGCGTGGCGGCGGGCGGAGCTGGACGTCGCGGTGGCGCGGGCCGAGTTCTCCGCGGCGTCGGACGCGCTGGCCGCGGCCGAGCGGGCCGAGCAGGAGGCGGTCGCGCGCGCCGCGCGCGTCGCGGCCGTCCAGAGCGATTTCCGGCTGCACAACGAGCTGGATCGCGCGCTGGGCGACCTGCGCGTCGAATTGAACCAGGAGATGCGCCCGGAGCTGGCGTCGCTGGCCGCCGACTTCCTGGCGGCGCTCACCGACGGCCGCTACGATGAGATCGACCTCGACGAGGAGTACCACGTCACCGTGCTGGAGGACGGTCAGCCGCAGCCGGTGATCTCGGGTGGCGAGGAGGACTTGACGAACCTCGTTCTGCGCTTCGCCGTAAGCCAGATGATCGCGGACCGGTCGGGTCAGCCGCTCTCGCTGCTGGTGCTGGACGAGATCTTCGGCTCGCTGGACGAGGCGCGCCGTACCCAGGTCGTCCATCTGCTCCGGGCGCTCGAGGCGCGCTTCCCGCAGGTCGTGCTCATCACTCACATCGAAGGGGTGCGCGAGAGTCTGGACCGCGTGCTGCGCGTGCGTTACGACGAGGCGGATGGCTGCGCGGTGGTGACAGAGGAGCGCACCCTGCCGCCGAACCTGGGGGGGGCCGATGCGGATGTGGCGGCCTGA
- a CDS encoding pyridoxal phosphate-dependent aminotransferase — MSNALFSRNVAALAPSATIAVSREAARLKAEGVNVLDLGAGEPDFATPKLVAEAGTRAIAAGKTKYAPTEGILELRAAIARRLALLSNGRAVNADNIVVSNGSKQSLFNACLCLFGQREKVLVPTPAWTSYPQIVHLARALPVEVMGDPEWSLKVSVKELDREYDESVKGLIINSPTNPTGAVYTLAELKAIAEWAKRKGVWIVSDEIYRQIHYGGGPAPSFLDLPDELLERVVVVDGASKAYAMTGWRIGFALAPRELAQTMNALQSHTTSGANTIAMWAAAEAFGSDALQAEVAAMTAVFRKRRDYLVSRFRTELPGVEYVEPLGAFYLFFRVDDVFTRHLPTATEFCRRLITDEALALVPGAAFGDDRWVRMSYAASDEVLKEGMERLVREFARLRSEQRSENPFSHLTA, encoded by the coding sequence ATGAGCAACGCCCTCTTCTCCCGCAACGTCGCTGCGCTCGCGCCGAGTGCCACCATCGCGGTCTCGCGCGAGGCCGCGCGCCTCAAGGCCGAGGGGGTGAACGTGCTGGACCTCGGCGCCGGGGAGCCTGACTTCGCCACTCCCAAGCTCGTGGCGGAAGCGGGCACGCGCGCGATCGCGGCGGGCAAGACCAAGTACGCGCCCACCGAGGGCATCCTCGAGCTGCGCGCGGCCATCGCGCGGCGCCTGGCGCTGCTGTCGAACGGGCGCGCGGTCAACGCCGACAACATCGTCGTCTCCAACGGATCCAAGCAGTCGCTCTTCAACGCCTGCCTCTGCCTCTTCGGCCAGCGGGAGAAAGTGCTGGTCCCGACTCCGGCGTGGACGAGCTACCCGCAGATCGTGCATCTGGCCCGCGCGTTACCGGTCGAGGTGATGGGCGACCCGGAGTGGAGCCTCAAGGTCTCGGTGAAGGAGTTGGACCGCGAGTACGACGAGTCGGTGAAGGGCCTCATCATCAACTCGCCGACCAACCCGACCGGCGCGGTCTACACCCTGGCGGAGCTGAAGGCGATCGCCGAGTGGGCGAAGCGGAAGGGTGTGTGGATCGTGTCGGACGAGATCTACCGGCAGATCCACTACGGCGGGGGGCCGGCACCGTCGTTCCTGGACCTGCCGGACGAGCTTCTGGAGCGCGTGGTCGTGGTGGACGGCGCGAGCAAGGCGTACGCGATGACCGGGTGGCGCATCGGCTTCGCGCTGGCGCCGAGGGAGCTGGCGCAGACGATGAACGCGCTCCAGTCGCACACCACCTCCGGCGCCAACACGATCGCGATGTGGGCGGCGGCGGAGGCGTTCGGGAGCGACGCCTTGCAGGCGGAGGTCGCGGCGATGACGGCGGTGTTCCGGAAGCGGCGTGACTACCTGGTGAGCCGGTTCCGCACCGAGCTGCCGGGCGTCGAATACGTGGAGCCGCTGGGCGCGTTCTACCTCTTCTTCCGGGTGGACGACGTTTTCACTCGGCACCTGCCGACGGCGACGGAGTTCTGCCGGCGGCTCATCACCGACGAGGCGCTGGCTCTGGTGCCGGGCGCGGCGTTCGGCGACGACCGCTGGGTGCGGATGAGCTATGCGGCCTCGGACGAGGTGTTGAAGGAAGGGATGGAACGGCTGGTGCGGGAGTTCGCCCGGCTTCGCTCGGAGCAGAGGAGCGAGAACCCGTTCAGCCACCTGACGGCGTAG
- a CDS encoding Xaa-Pro peptidase family protein — MHRRDFLAASAATFVTANLDRAAPASRPVRGTVPDLGPEVFRARRQRAQEEMARRNIDLLFSTPSVNFQYLVGYNPGRSERLIALLLPRTGDPVIVAPSFEVERVRRGGTIGDARGWEEQEDPFALVSRTAAPWRGPRVAIEPSTEYQTALRLADALRGRRLENGGPVFERLRILKQPEELAAIRAAVRITEDAIAATFASLAVGATDREVAAVVSREMSQRGSSGGGLVQFGPGSSLPHGGTENRRLERNMPVLIDVGCRIDGYTSDITRTQWFGDAPSARFVQVYNTVHNAQTATMSLGRPGVQCQEMDRAARRVIREAGFGEFFTHRVGHGMGMDGHEPPYQVEGNMLQLEPGMVVTVEPGIYLPNEWGVRIEDDCVVTADGFEVMSRRPSRL; from the coding sequence GTGCATCGACGCGACTTCCTCGCCGCCTCGGCGGCCACGTTCGTGACCGCGAACCTCGACCGCGCCGCTCCCGCCTCCCGTCCCGTCCGAGGCACCGTACCCGACCTCGGTCCCGAGGTCTTCCGCGCCCGGCGGCAGCGCGCCCAGGAAGAGATGGCGCGGCGCAACATCGACCTGCTCTTCTCCACGCCCAGCGTCAACTTCCAGTACCTCGTCGGCTACAACCCCGGCCGGAGCGAGCGGCTGATAGCGCTGCTGCTTCCCCGAACGGGCGACCCGGTCATCGTGGCGCCCTCGTTCGAGGTGGAGCGCGTGCGCCGCGGCGGGACCATCGGCGACGCGCGCGGCTGGGAGGAGCAGGAGGACCCGTTCGCGCTGGTGTCGCGCACCGCGGCCCCGTGGCGCGGCCCGCGGGTCGCTATCGAGCCGAGCACCGAGTACCAGACTGCGCTGCGCCTGGCCGATGCGCTGCGCGGCCGCAGGCTGGAGAACGGCGGGCCGGTCTTCGAGCGGCTCCGCATCCTCAAACAACCGGAGGAGTTGGCCGCGATCCGCGCGGCAGTGCGCATCACGGAAGACGCGATCGCGGCCACGTTCGCGTCGCTCGCCGTGGGCGCCACGGACCGCGAGGTCGCGGCAGTGGTCTCGCGCGAGATGAGCCAGCGCGGCTCGTCCGGCGGCGGCCTGGTCCAGTTCGGGCCGGGCTCGTCGCTGCCGCACGGCGGGACGGAGAACCGGCGACTGGAGCGCAACATGCCCGTGTTGATCGACGTCGGCTGCCGGATCGACGGCTACACGTCGGACATCACGCGCACCCAGTGGTTCGGCGACGCGCCGAGCGCGCGGTTCGTGCAGGTGTACAACACGGTACACAACGCGCAGACGGCGACCATGTCGCTGGGCCGGCCCGGCGTCCAGTGCCAGGAGATGGACCGCGCGGCGCGGCGCGTCATCCGCGAGGCGGGCTTCGGCGAGTTCTTCACTCATCGGGTGGGCCACGGGATGGGGATGGACGGTCACGAACCGCCCTACCAGGTGGAAGGCAACATGCTCCAACTCGAGCCGGGAATGGTCGTGACGGTGGAGCCGGGGATCTACCTGCCGAATGAATGGGGCGTGCGCATCGAGGACGACTGCGTCGTCACGGCGGACGGGTTCGAAGTCATGAGCCGGAGGCCGTCGAGGCTTTAG
- a CDS encoding DUF1572 family protein translates to MSALSDSVTTIAKNRLVLELPAQIRECLGLLSDDQIWWRPNATSNSVGNLVIHLCGSTRHFLGRGVGGSGYVRDRDAEFAAKGPVPKAELMRMLDETAAETDRIIGGLDEKRLLENTQNIEATMTVISAIMRMSHHWAYHVGQIVFVTKSLREGSVQDLFRKTMVK, encoded by the coding sequence ATGAGCGCCCTCTCCGATTCCGTCACGACCATCGCCAAGAACCGCCTCGTCCTGGAGCTTCCCGCCCAGATCCGCGAGTGTCTCGGCCTCCTCTCCGACGACCAGATCTGGTGGCGGCCCAACGCCACGAGCAACTCGGTCGGCAACCTCGTCATCCACTTGTGCGGCTCTACCAGGCACTTTCTCGGCCGCGGGGTGGGCGGTAGCGGCTACGTCCGCGACCGCGACGCGGAGTTCGCCGCGAAGGGCCCGGTCCCCAAGGCCGAACTGATGAGAATGCTGGACGAGACGGCCGCGGAGACCGACCGGATCATCGGCGGGCTCGACGAGAAGCGGCTGCTGGAGAACACGCAGAACATCGAAGCCACGATGACGGTCATCTCGGCGATCATGCGGATGAGCCACCATTGGGCCTATCACGTGGGGCAGATCGTCTTCGTGACCAAGTCGCTGCGTGAGGGGAGCGTGCAGGACCTGTTCCGGAAGACTATGGTCAAGTAG